A part of Candidatus Neomarinimicrobiota bacterium genomic DNA contains:
- a CDS encoding RNA-binding protein — protein sequence MKLFVGNLPPEVSAEELLKLFEEHGWVDSVEIIKDHENGKSMGFGFVIMSTSTDAQKALEGLNDKEKFGRILDVHEDRRDRAERREFSERRSGILRRKLSDRRKDSERRDEDDRRHEL from the coding sequence ATGAAACTGTTCGTAGGTAATTTGCCACCTGAAGTAAGCGCTGAAGAGTTACTAAAACTTTTTGAAGAACACGGCTGGGTGGACTCGGTGGAAATTATCAAAGACCATGAAAACGGTAAATCGATGGGTTTTGGATTTGTAATTATGTCTACATCCACCGATGCGCAAAAGGCGCTCGAAGGCTTAAACGACAAAGAGAAGTTCGGACGAATATTAGATGTGCATGAAGATAGAAGAGATAGAGCCGAAAGGCGTGAATTTAGCGAACGCCGTAGCGGAATTTTGCGAAGAAAACTTTCCGATAGACGCAAAGACAGCGAAAGACGGGATGAGGATGACAGGCGGCATGAACTTTAA
- a CDS encoding peroxiredoxin: protein MIFGNLLFSVLVMILFLSPKLEVGETAPLFTGLSTGGKTISLEKYRGSWVVLYFYPKAFTPGCTAESCSLRDKYEILIAKKAEVIGVSFDDIETQEEFKTAHNLPFDLISDHDKKIAKLYDAVGFLGLYAKRKTYIIGPDGKIAYIFQKIDTKNHSEEVIAVIEKLDEIPE, encoded by the coding sequence ATGATATTCGGCAATTTATTATTTTCTGTGTTAGTCATGATATTATTCCTTTCTCCAAAACTTGAAGTAGGGGAGACAGCCCCGCTATTTACCGGCTTATCTACCGGTGGTAAGACCATCTCTCTTGAAAAATATCGCGGCAGCTGGGTTGTACTTTATTTTTATCCAAAAGCTTTTACTCCCGGATGTACAGCCGAGTCTTGTAGTTTGCGGGATAAATATGAGATTTTAATCGCCAAAAAGGCGGAAGTTATCGGTGTCAGTTTCGATGATATAGAAACACAGGAAGAATTTAAAACGGCTCACAATCTTCCATTTGATCTCATCAGCGATCACGATAAGAAAATCGCTAAACTTTATGATGCAGTAGGATTTTTAGGTCTATACGCCAAACGTAAGACCTATATTATCGGTCCTGATGGCAAGATAGCCTATATATTTCAAAAGATAGATACGAAAAATCACTCGGAAGAAGTAATAGCGGTTATTGAAAAGCTGGATGAAATTCCGGAATAA
- a CDS encoding collagen-like protein, with protein sequence MKLPFILILFASITVSCEGPVGPQGIQGDQGIVGEQGIVGEQGLQGERGVSMTMFDHTVVLTDYYLSELFVDVNGLPVQMAGILHDSIKVTSDISVFIDRGTIQIWQPQIYAVEMSQGKIGLVDVNANIYLGETLRVIVTN encoded by the coding sequence ATGAAATTACCATTCATCTTAATTTTATTTGCTTCAATAACAGTGTCATGTGAAGGTCCGGTTGGTCCACAAGGCATCCAAGGCGATCAGGGCATTGTAGGCGAACAGGGCATTGTAGGTGAACAAGGACTACAAGGAGAGAGAGGAGTCTCAATGACAATGTTTGATCACACTGTCGTACTAACAGATTATTATCTTAGCGAGCTTTTTGTAGATGTTAACGGACTACCGGTACAGATGGCCGGAATATTACATGACAGTATTAAGGTAACAAGCGACATAAGTGTGTTCATCGACAGAGGTACAATACAAATATGGCAGCCCCAAATTTATGCCGTTGAGATGAGCCAAGGAAAGATTGGTCTGGTGGATGTAAATGCTAACATATATCTAGGCGAAACATTACGAGTTATTGTCACGAATTAA
- a CDS encoding DUF1272 domain-containing protein, with protein MALEMRPICERCETKFSDYSDAYICAFECTFCPERINER; from the coding sequence TTGGCATTAGAAATGAGACCGATTTGCGAGAGATGCGAGACAAAATTCTCGGATTATTCAGATGCATACATTTGCGCATTTGAGTGTACTTTCTGTCCCGAACGCATAAATGAACGATAA